Proteins co-encoded in one Erinaceus europaeus chromosome 2, mEriEur2.1, whole genome shotgun sequence genomic window:
- the ANKRD11 gene encoding ankyrin repeat domain-containing protein 11 isoform X2, translating into MPKGGCSRTPQSEECSVSNDMVEKQTGRKDKDKVSLTKTPKLDRSDGGKEVRERATKRKLPFTVGANGEQKDSDTAMACSLHLCPRTAQTILAPPSGSTWHSWTSGRTPSFPPAEKKMPPAQSMSWYCKAGSLLEAPWHEMEVPRSKKKEKQGPERKRIKKEPVTRKSGLLFGMGLPGIRAGYPLSERQQVALLMQMTAEESANSPVDTTPKHPSQATVCQKGTPNSASKTKDKVNKRNERGETRLHRAAIRGDARRIKELISEGADVNVKDFAGWTALHEACNRGYYDVAKQLLAAGAEVNTKGLDDDTPLHDAANNGHYKVVKLLLRYGGNPQQSNRKGETPLKVASSPTMVNLLLGKGTYTSSEESSTESSEEEDAPSFAPSSSVDGNNTDSEFEKGLKHKAKNAEPQKAVAPIKDEYEFDEDDEQDRVPPVDDKHLLKKDYRKETKSNSFISIPKMEVKSYTKNNTIAPKKAAHRILSDTSDEEDVSVTMGTGEKLRLSAHTMLPSNKTREPSNSKPQKEKSKVKKKRKKETKGKEVRFGKRNDKFCSSESESETSESGEDDGDSVGSSSCLKESPLVLKDPSLFSSLSASSTSSHGSSAAQKHNPSHTDQHTKHWRTDNWKTISSPAWSEVSSLSDSTRTRLTSESDCSSEGSSVESLKPVRKRQEHRKRGSLQSTLTEKRSSIHSSGDGAIPKLDKEGKVVKKHKMKHKHKSKEKGLCSVSQELKLKSFTYEYEDSKQRSDKAILLDNDISTENKIKVLKHDRDHFKKEEKLSKMKSEEKEWLFKDEVLKVSKDEKSLKRIKDMNKDMSRPFREEKDRSNKAEKEKLVKEKSPKEEKLRLYKEERKKKSKDRSSKLEKKNDFKEDKLSKEKIFKEDKIKKEKVYREESAFDEYCNKSQFLESEDTKFSLSDDQQERWFSDLSDSSFDFKGEDSWDSPVTDYRDIKSDSVARLILETVKEDSKEKRRENRARDKREHGERRSDRDTFFRKKDRDYLDKNSDKRKDQAEKHKSIPSYLSDKDKKRRECGDGGRDRKDRELGEGGRDRKEPLDTTKERKDGRVRPEEELKDHSSENVFKDRPDCDFGKNLEPWERHHLVREKEKKEKSKSEKYKEKSSDKDKSEKSILEKCQKDKEFDKCFKEKKDAKDKHKDLYSKDKERKSSLDQVKEKKEKTFPGIISEDFPEKKDEKKGKEKSWYIADIFTDESEDEKDDYPAGGFKISETNDMQKADSLQEREDTREPCPLDRHRKSSADRLHSEKQKDKELKEKKKGTTEGGKDKKEKVFEKHKEKKDKESTEKYKDRKDRTSVDSTQEKRSKPKLPEKGEKKASAEDKIRSRHRERPDKEHCRERKVSRSSEMERSLLEKLEEAALQEFRDDSNDKISEVSSDSFPDRGQDPTLSALLEVSFPEPLEDKAKDKERLRHSSSSSKKSHDREKVKKEKSEKRDKSEDYKDSSSRKDPGPYEKEFLDADSYSLSYSSKADLEDELDKAIELLSAEKKDKNDSERETCKKLEKELKPYGSSALNLLKEKRRRERHREKERHRERHGDGLQRHHKEEQKPTVKDKDTLINSLKDKTRDDSLKLGETKLKEKFKDNPEREKDSVKLSNGNERLPLSREATRKDTKPREKLLGDGDLMMTSFERMLSQKDLEIEERHKRHKERMKQIEKMRHRSGDPKLKDRAKLTDDARKKSLDGPLKKPPGLDSALKDKKPKDLAPTAPATESKPHPGATTDTRDWLSHGKEVLPASPRPDQHRPTGVPAPASVLSCPSYEEAMHTPRTPSCSADDYPDLMFDCTEPPPVPSVAASTGSPSFFDRFSMAATGGSETPSQTPTRPVCTSLYRSVSVDIRRTPEEEFSVGDKLFRQQSVPAAPSYESPRQHLEDKAPGPPGPTDKFACLSPGYYSPDYGIPSSPKGETLQCPPPAGVTIAPSPETTFSSLQVKSPTSHRDALLTPSMEGALPPDLGIPLDATEDQQATAAIIPPEPNYLEPLDEGPFSAVITEAPMEWAHPTASDQALASSLMGSASENPVSWPVGPELLLKSPQRFPDSPKHFCSTESLHSAAPGTFTTTEPPYPASPISYPLSVPKPGLEDGKDETVEAVSVTIPASEEPTPFSPPTRLESFFSNCKPLPEAPPDAPSEPASMTPGAPVEALGSLESNFLENGHSLAALGQVEPVTWTDAFPNSEDDLDLGPFSLPELPLQSKDVSDVETDPVEESPLVPPESAPVGTSVANCGEDGAIAAEEQLPPPPEQVVPGLPSEPETPKEPKPDITQEAPGDTGAVSERKAPEDTDSYAGAPAPSEPCPLGNGEEEGEGQEPLAAAHCVPDTPMDEPDATSPQDHAGLEGPPGSSQPEVAEPEPKPSAEAPKVTTRVEEVPQRMTRTRAQMLANQSKQSSPPTEKDPAPAPRAKGRGSEEEDAQAQHPRKRRLQRSGQPLPQPLNTPTRQTREVIQQTLAAIVDAIKLDAIEPYHSDRSNPYFEYLQIRKKIEEKRKILCYITPQAPQCYAEYVTYTGSYLLDGKPLSKLHIPVIAPPPSLAEPLKELFKQQEAVRGKLRLQHSIEREKLIVSCEQEILRVHCRAARTIANQAVPFSACTMLLDSEVYNMPLESQGDENKSVRDRFNARQFISWLQDVDDKYDRMKTCLLMRQQHEAAALNAVQRMEWQLKVQELDPAGHKSLCVNEVPSFYVPMVDVNDDFVLLPA; encoded by the exons CCATGGCCTGCAGTTTGCACCTGTGTCCTAGAACAGCCCAAACCATCTTGGCACCACCCAGCGGCTCCACCTGGCATTCATGGACTTCAGGGAGGACCCCTAGTTTCCCACCAGCAGAAAAAAAG ATGCCTCCAGCCCAGTCCATGTCGTGGTACTGCAAGGCTGGTTCGCTCCTCGAAGCGCCATGGCATGAAATGGAGGTTCCTAGAAGCAAGAAGAAAG AGAAGCAGGGTCCTGAGCGGAAGAGGATTAAGAAGGAGCCCGTCACCCGGAAGTCGGGGCTGCTATTTGGCATGGGGCTGCCTGGGATCCGAGCCGGCTACCCTCTCTCCGAGCGCCAGCAAGTGGCCCTCCTCATGCAGATGACAGCAGAGGAATCTGCAAATAGCCCAG TAGACACAACACCAAAGCACCCCTCCCAGGCAACAGTGTGTCAGAAGGGGACGCCTAACTCTGCCTCAAAAACCAAAGATAAAGTGAACAAGAGGAATGAGCGTGGAGAGACACGCCTACACCGGGCTGCCATCCGGGGAGACGCCCGACGCATTAAGGAGCTCATCAGCGAGGGGGCCGATGTCAATGTCAAGGACTTTGCAG GCTGGACTGCACTACATGAGGCCTGTAACCGGGGCTACTACGATGTGGCAAAGCAGTTGCTGGCTGCAGGTGCTGAGGTGAACACCAAGGGCCTAGACGATGACACACCTCTGCACGACGCTGCCAACAATGGGCACTACAAG GTGGTGAAGCTATTGTTGCGATATGGAGGGAACCCCCAGCAGAGCAACCGGAAGGGCGAGACACCACTGAAGGTAGCCAGCTCCCCGACCATGGTGAACCTACTGCTGGGAAAAGGCACCTATACGTCCAGTGAAGAGAGCTCCACCG AGAGCTCAGAGGAGGAAGATGCTCCTTCATTCGCACCATCCAGCTCAGTGGATGGCAATAATACAGACTCTGAGTTTGAGAAAGGACTCAAGCACAAGGCTAAGAATGCAGAGCCGCAGAAGGCTGTGGCCCCTATCAAGGACGAGTATGAGTTTGACGAGGACGACGAGCAGGACAGAGTTCCTCCAGTGGATGACAAACATCTACTAAAGAAAGAttacagaaaagaaacaaagtcaaACAGTTTTATTTCTATACCTAAAATGGAAGTGAAAAGTTACACTAAAAATAACACAATTGCACCAAAGAAAGCAGCTCATCGCATCTTGTCAGACACGTCAGATGAGGAGGATGTCAGTGTCACCATGGGcacaggagagaaactgagactctCAGCACACACAATGTTGCCCAGTAATAAAACCAGAGAGCCTTCGAATTCCAAGCCACAGAAGGAAAAAAGTAAAGTTAAGAAGAagcgaaagaaagaaacaaaaggcaAAGAAGTTCGTTTTGGAAAAAGAAACGACAAGTTCTGTTCCTCAGAGTCAGAAAGTGAGACCTCAGAGAGTGGTGAGGATGATGGGGACTCGGTGGGGAGCTCCAGCTGCCTCAAGGAGTCCCCATTGGTGCTGAAGGACCCCTCCCTGTTCAGTTCCTTGTCTGCCTCCTCCACCTCGTCTCATGGGAGCTCTGCTGCCCAGAAGCATAACCCCAGCCACACCGACCAGCACACCAAGCACTGGCGGACAGACAATTGGAAAACCATCTCTTCTCCTGCCTGGTCAGAGGTCAGCTCTTTATCAGACTCCACAAGGACGAGACTGACAAGTGAGTCTGATTGTTCCTCTGAGGGCTCCAGTGTGGAATCACTGAAGCCTGTGAGGAAGAGACAGGAACATAGGAAAAGGGGCAGCCTGCAGAGCACTCTGACCGAGAAAAGGAGCTCCATCCACTCCAGTGGGGATGGTGCCATTCCCAAGCTGGACAAAGAAGGAAAAGTTGtcaaaaaacacaaaatgaaacataaaCATAAAAGTAAGGAGAAAGGGCTGTGTTCAGTGAGTCAGGAGCTCAAGTTGAAAAGTTTCACTTATGAATATGAGGACTCCAAGCAACGGTCAGATAAGGCCATACTTTTAGACAATGATATTTCCACTGAAAATAAGATAAAAGTATTAAAACATGATAGAGACCactttaagaaagaagaaaaacttaGCAAAATGAAATCAGAAGAAAAGGAATGGCTGTTTAAAGATGAGGTGTTAAAGGTCTCCAAAGATGAAAAATCACTCAAGAGAATCAAAGACATGAACAAAGACATGAGCAGGCCTTTCCGAGAAGAGAAAGACCGTTCAAATAAGGCTGAAAAGGAAAAACTAGTCAAGGAAAAGTCCCCAAAAGAGGAAAAACTCCGGCTatacaaagaggaaagaaagaaaaaatccaaaGATAGGTCCTCAAAACTAGAGAAAAAGAATGACTTTAAAGAGGATAAACtttcaaaagaaaagattttcaaagaagacaaaattaaaaaagaaaaagtatataggGAAGAGTCTGCTTTTGATGAGTACTGTAACAAAAGTCAATTTCTAGAGAGCGAAGACACCAAGTTTAGCCTTTCCGATGACCAGCAGGAAAGGTGGTTTTCTGACTTGTCAGACTCATCCTTTGACTTCAAGGGGGAAGACAGTTGGGACTCTCCTGTTACTGACTATAGAGATATTAAAAGTGACTCTGTGGCCAGGCTGATCTTGGAGACGGTAAAGGAGGACAGCAAGGAGAAGAGGCGGGAAAACAGAGCCCGGGACAAGCGAGAACATGGTGAACGGCGAAGTGACAGAGACACATtcttcagaaagaaagacagggactATCTGGACAAGAACTCTGACAAGAGAAAAGACCAAGCCGAGAAGCATAAAAGCATCCCCAGCTACCTCTCAGACAAGGACAAGAAGAGGAGAGAGTGTGGCGACGGTGGGCGGGACCGAAAGGACCGAGAGCTGGGTGAGGGCGGCCGAGATAGAAAGGAGCCACTGGACACCACCAAGGAGCGCAAGGATGGCAGGGTCAGGCCTGAGGAGGAGCTGAAGGATCACAGCAGTGAGAACGTCTTCAAGGACAGGCCCGACTGTGACTTTGGcaagaacctggaaccttgggaaAGGCATCAtctggtgagagagaaagagaagaaggaaaagtccAAGTCAGAGAAGTATAAAGAGAAGTCCAGCGACAAGGACAAAAGTGAAAAATCTATCCTTGAAAAATGTCAAAAAGACAAAGAGTTTGATAagtgttttaaagaaaaaaaggatgctAAGGATAAGCATAAAGATCTCTACagcaaagacaaagaaagaaagtcaagtcTTGACCAAgttaaggagaagaaggagaagacttTCCCTGGAATCATCTCTGAAGACTTTcctgaaaaaaaagatgaaaagaaaggtaaagagaagagCTGGTACATTGCTGATATATTCACAGACGAAAGTGAAGATGAAAAGGATGACTACCCAGCAGGTGGATTCAAGATTTCAGAGACCAATGACATGCAGAAGGCTGACAGCCTCCAGGAGAGGGAAGACACCAGAGAGCCCTGCCCCTTGGACAGGCATAGGAAGAGCTCTGCTGACCGGCTGCATTCTGAGAAGCAGAAGGACAAAGaactcaaagaaaagaaaaagggaaccaCCGAAGGCgggaaagacaagaaagaaaaggtctttgaaaaacacaaagagaagaaagataaGGAATCCACAGAAAAGTATAAGGACAGGAAAGATCGAACTTCAGTGGATTCCACACAAGAGAAGAGAAGCAAACCGAAGCTCCctgagaagggggagaagaaggcCTCTGCAGAAGATAAGATCAGGAGCAGGCACAGAGAGAGGCCTGACAAGGAGCACTGCCGAGAACGGAAGGTGTCTAGGAGCAGTGAGATGGAGCGGAGTCTGCTGGAGAAGCTGGAGGAGGCAGCTCTGCAGGAATTCAGGGATGACTCCAATGACAAGATAAGTGAAGTATCATCTGACAGCTTCCCCGACAGAGGTCAGGACCCAACCCTGAGTGCCCTCCTGGAGGTGTCCTTCCCAGAGCCCCTAGAAGATAAGGCCAAGGACAAGGAGAGACTCCGACACTCTTCGTCCTCCTCCAAGAAAAGCCATGACCGGGAGAAAGTCAAGAAGGAAAAGTCTGAAAAGCGAGACAAGAGTGAAGACTACAAGGACTCAAGCAGCAGGAAAGACCCAGGCCCTTATGAGAAGGAGTTCCTGGATGCAGACTCTTACAGCCTTTCTTACAGCTCAAAAGCTGATCTTGAGGATGAACTCGACAAGGCTATTGAATTGCTTTCTgctgaaaagaaagacaaaaatgattCAGAACGGGAGACCTGCAAGAAGCTAGAAAAGGAGCTAAAACCTTATGGCTCCAGCGCCCTCAACCTCCTAAAAGAGAAGAGACGCCGGGAGCGGCACCGGGAGAAGGAGCGACACCGGGAGCGGCATGGGGATGGTCTCCAGAGGCACCACAAGGAGGAGCAGAAGCCCACagtgaaagataaagacaccCTGATCAACTCTCTCAAAGACAAGACCAGGGACGACAGCCTCAAGCTGGGAGAGACCAAACTGAAGGAGAAGTTCAAGGACAACCCCGAGAGAGAAAAAGACTCGGTGAAGCTGAGCAATGGGAATGAGCGGCTGCCCCTGTCCCGGGAGGCAACCAGAAAAGACACCAAGCCTCGAGAGAAGCTCCTCGGTGACGGGGACCTGATGATGACCAGCTTTGAAAGAATGCTGTCCCAGAAAGACCTGGAAATTGAGGAGCGGCACAAGCGGCACAAGGAGAGGATGAAGCAGATAGAGAAGATGCGACACAGGTCTGGAGacccgaagctcaaggaccgggcgAAGCTTACTGACGACGCGCGGAAGAAAAGCCTGGATGGCCCTCTGAAGAAGCCCCCAGGGTTGGACTCTGCCCTGAAAGACAAGAAGCCCAAGGACTTAGCTCCAACTGCCCCGGCCACTGAGAGCAAACCCCACCCCGGAGCTACCACAGACACCAGAGACTGGCTTTCTCATGGGAAAGAGGTCCTGCCCGCCTCTCCCCGGCCTGACCAGCACCGGCCCACCGGGGTACCCGCTCCAGCATCAGTGCTGTCCTGCCCTAGCTATGAAGAAGCCATGCACACACCCCGGACGCCATCCTGCAGTGCCGACGACTACCCTGACCTCATGTTTGACTGTACAGAACCCCCACCCGTCCCCAGTGTGGCTGCCAGCACcggctccccttccttctttgatAGGTTCTCCATGGCAGCAACTGGGGGCTCAGAAACCCCAAGCCAGACACCTACGCGGCCCGTGTGCACAAGCCTGTACCGCTCTGTCTCTGTGGACATCAGAAGAACCCCCGAGGAAGAATTCAGTGTGGGGGACAAGCTTTTCAGGCAGCAGAGTGTCCCTGCTGCACCCAGTTATGAGTCCCCCAGGCAGCACTTGGAAGACAAGGCCCCTGGGCCCCCAGGCCCTACGGACAAGTTTGCCTGCCTGTCCCCAGGGTATTACTCCCCTGACTATGGCATACCTTCCTCCCCCAAAGGAGAGACTCTGCAATGCCCGCCTCCAGCTGGGGTCACTATCGCCCCATCCCCAGAAACCACCTTCTCCAGTCTGCAAGTCAAGTCCCCCACCTCCCACAGGGATGCGCTGCTGACCCCTTCCATGGAGGGGGCCCTTCCCCCTGACTTGGGCATTCCCCTGGATGCCACGGAGGACCAGCAAGCTACTGCTGCCATTATCCCCCCAGAGCCCAACTACCTGGAGCCCCTAGATGAAGGTCCCTTCAGTGCAGTCATCACAGAGGCACCCATGGAGTGGGCGCACCCCACTGCCTCTGACCAGGCTCTTGCTTCCAGCCTGATGGGCAGTGCCTCTGAAAACCCCGTCAGCTGGCCTGTAGGACCTGAACTTCTGCTCAAGTCTCCTCAGAGATTCCCAGACTCCCCAAAACATTTCTGCTCTACTGAGTCCCTCCACTCTGCTGCCCCGGGTACCTTCACCACAACGGAGCCCCCTTACCCCGCGTCACCTATCTCTTACCCACTGTCGGTCCCTAAGCCAGGACTTGAGGATGGCAAGGATGAGACTGTGGAAGCTGTCTCTGTCACCATCCCAGCTTCTGAGGAGCCTacccctttctcccctcccacTAGGCTGGAGTCCTTCTTCAGTAACTGCAAGCCACTTCCAGAAGCACCCCCTGATGCACCCTCAGAACCTGCGAGCATGACCCCTGGAGCTCCAGTGGAGGCTCTGGGATCCCTAGAAAGTAACTTCCTAGAAAATGGCCACAGCCTGGCAGCCCTTGGCCAGGTGGAACCAGTGACCTGGACTGATGCTTTCCCCAACTCCGAAGATGACTTGGACCTAGGGCCCTTCTCGCTGCCAGAGCTGCCTTTGCAAAGCAAGGATGTATCTGATGTTGAGACGGACCCTGTGGAAGAAAGTCCTCTAGTCCCTCCAGAGAGTGCCCCTGTGGGGACATCTGTGGCGAACTGTGGGGAAGATGGAGCCATAGCTGCTGAAGAGCAGCTCCCACCGCCTCCTGAGCAGGTGGTCCCCGGACTCCCTTCAGAGCCCGAGACCCCCAAGGAACCAAAGCCAGACATAACACAGGAGGCTCCAGGGGACACAGGGGCTGTATCCGAGCGGAAGGCTCCCGAGGACACCGACTCCTACGCTGGGGCCCCGGCACCATCTGAGCCGTGTCCTctggggaatggagaggaggagggtgagggCCAAGAGCCCTTGGCTGCAGCCCACTGTGTGCCTGACACCCCCATGGATGAGCCAGATGCGACTAGCCCTCAGGACCATGCTGGCTTGGAGGGCCCTCCGGGGAGCAGTCAGCCTGAGGTTGCAGAACCAGAACCCAAACCCTCGGCTGAGGCCCCAAAGGTAACAACCCGTGTGGAGGAGGTGCCCCAGCGCATGACCAGGACCCGGGCACAGATGTTAGCCAACCAGAGCAAGCAGAGCTCGCCCCCTACCGAGAAGGACCCTGCCCCTGCACCCAGAGCTAAGGGTCGAGGCTCAGAGGAGGAAGATGCCCAGGCCCAGCATCCACGCAAGCGCCGCCTCCAGCGCTCCGGACAGCCACTGCCACAGCCGCTGAACACACCCACACGCCAGACAAGGGAGGTGATTCAGCAGACTTTGGCTGCCATTGTGGATGCCATCAAGCTGGATGCCATCGAGCCCTACCACAGTGACCGCTCCAACCCATACTTCGAGTACCTGCAGATCCGCAAGAAGATTGAGGAGAAGCGGAAGATCCTTTGCTACATCACCCCCCAGGCCCCACAGTGCTATGCTGAGTATGTCACTTACACGGGCTCCTACCTCCTAGACGGCAAGCCTCTCAGCAAGCTGCACATCCCTGTG ATCGCACCCCCACCCTCCTTAGCGGAGCCCCTGAAGGAACTATTCAAGCAGCAAGAGGCTGTGCGGGGCAAGCTGCGCCTGCAGCACAGCATCGAGCGG GAGAAACTCATAGTGTCATGTGAGCAGGAGATCCTGCGGGTTCACTGCCGGGCAGCCAGGACCATCGCCAACCAGGCCGTGCCATTCAGCGCCTGCACCATGCTGCTGGACTCGGAGGTGTACAACATGCCCCTCGAGAGCCAG GGCGATGAGAACAAGTCTGTACGGGACCGTTTCAATGCCCGGCAGTTCATCTCCTGGCTTCAGGATGTGGATGACAAATATGACCGCATGAAG